From Staphylococcus sp. M0911, a single genomic window includes:
- a CDS encoding MFS transporter — MQDSSLNNYSNNKNFIIMLVILFLMEFARGMYILSYINYLPTVTSIAVAVTSLAFSIHFIADAATNFVIGFLLKKFGAKLVLTSGFLLAFLSLFLVIWFPSSPIVIIISAIMLGIAVSPIWVIMLSSVQEDKRGKQMGYVYFAWLLGLLVGWVVMNFLIKIHPLHFVFMMSLVVLIAWVLYYFVNIQLTNYNTKPVKEQLLQIVNVTKRHIVLFPGILLQGAAISALIPILPTYATKIVHVSTIEYTIAIMIGGIGCAVSMLFLSKIIDKNSKGFMYSIIFGGFILYTLMIFGLSLITNIYIVWGIALFIGLIYGILLPAWNTFMAGHINPKEQEETWGVFNSVQGFGSMIGPLLGGLITQFTNNLNNTFYFSALIFLVLALFYGYYFINRKRAK; from the coding sequence ATGCAAGATTCTTCGTTAAATAACTATTCTAATAATAAAAATTTCATTATAATGCTAGTCATTTTATTTCTTATGGAATTTGCGAGAGGTATGTACATATTAAGTTATATAAACTACCTACCTACTGTCACTTCAATTGCAGTTGCAGTGACATCATTAGCATTTTCTATTCATTTTATTGCAGATGCAGCAACAAATTTTGTGATAGGTTTTTTATTAAAGAAGTTTGGTGCTAAGCTAGTATTAACTTCTGGGTTTTTATTAGCATTTCTAAGTTTATTCTTAGTCATTTGGTTTCCATCATCACCAATTGTCATCATTATTAGTGCTATCATGCTAGGTATAGCCGTTAGCCCTATTTGGGTTATTATGTTATCAAGCGTTCAAGAAGATAAACGTGGTAAACAAATGGGCTATGTATATTTTGCATGGTTGTTAGGTTTATTAGTTGGTTGGGTCGTAATGAACTTCTTAATTAAAATACATCCATTACATTTTGTATTTATGATGTCTTTAGTAGTATTAATCGCATGGGTATTATACTACTTCGTTAATATTCAATTGACTAATTACAATACTAAACCTGTTAAAGAACAATTATTACAGATTGTAAATGTAACTAAACGACACATTGTTTTATTCCCTGGTATATTACTCCAAGGTGCTGCGATTTCAGCATTGATACCTATTCTACCTACATACGCTACAAAAATTGTACATGTATCAACGATTGAATATACAATCGCAATCATGATTGGTGGAATTGGTTGTGCTGTTTCAATGCTATTTCTTTCAAAAATAATTGATAAAAATAGTAAAGGATTTATGTATAGTATTATATTCGGTGGGTTCATCTTATACACACTTATGATATTTGGATTATCTCTAATCACCAATATATATATTGTGTGGGGTATCGCGCTATTCATTGGTCTCATTTACGGCATCTTATTACCGGCATGGAACACATTTATGGCTGGACATATTAATCCAAAAGAACAAGAAGAAACTTGGGGTGTATTTAATAGTGTTCAAGGCTTTGGTTCTATGATTGGTCCTTTATTAGGGGGCTTAATTACACAGTTTACTAATAATTTAAATAATACATTCTATTTTTCTGCACTTATTTTCTTAGTTTTAGCATTATTCTATGGCTATTACTTTATAAATAGAAAACGAGCTAAGTAA
- a CDS encoding YjcG family protein: MILGLALIPSKSFQEEVNAYRKRYDTHYAQIMPHITVKSQFEVNDADLDSVKKEIETRIKGISSIDIHATKASSFKPVNNVIYFKVAKNDELEEIFDRFNTDDFYGKAEHQFVPHFTIAQGLSSQEFEDIYGQVELAGVDHKETIEELSLLQFSTEEDKWKVIDTFKLN, translated from the coding sequence ATGATTTTAGGATTAGCTTTAATCCCATCAAAGTCATTTCAAGAAGAGGTAAATGCATATCGTAAGCGTTATGATACACATTATGCACAAATTATGCCACATATTACAGTGAAATCTCAATTTGAAGTTAATGATGCGGATTTAGATTCAGTTAAAAAAGAAATTGAAACTCGAATTAAAGGTATTTCATCAATTGATATTCATGCAACTAAAGCATCTAGCTTTAAACCAGTAAATAATGTCATTTACTTTAAAGTTGCTAAGAATGACGAACTTGAAGAAATTTTCGATCGTTTTAATACAGATGATTTCTATGGTAAGGCCGAACATCAATTTGTACCTCATTTTACAATTGCTCAAGGTCTTTCAAGCCAAGAATTTGAAGATATTTATGGTCAAGTAGAGTTAGCAGGGGTAGATCATAAAGAGACAATCGAAGAATTATCATTACTACAATTTAGCACTGAAGAAGACAAATGGAAAGTTATCGATACATTTAAATTAAATTAG
- a CDS encoding esterase family protein, which produces MSEFKPGKINKHILYSDILERDVTISIYLPEEYTDLFKYQVIICFDGLDFLRFGRIQREYEKLRKDNEIQRAIIVGFHYEDVEKRREEFHPKGSRSHLTVQAVGKELLPFIDATFPTYKVGNARLLMGDSLAGSIALLTALTYPTIFSQVAMLSPQYDEVVKEKVERCDTKSQLSIWHGIGLEEEDFKLPTNGKRANFLTPNRELNALINQFDIRYHYQEFDGGHNWKSWKPLLGDILKYFLDEELPE; this is translated from the coding sequence ATGTCTGAATTTAAACCAGGTAAAATTAACAAACATATATTGTATAGTGACATATTAGAAAGAGATGTTACTATTTCTATTTACTTACCTGAAGAATATACTGATTTATTTAAATACCAAGTGATTATATGCTTCGATGGTTTAGACTTTTTAAGGTTTGGAAGAATTCAACGAGAATATGAAAAACTACGTAAAGATAATGAAATTCAAAGAGCGATTATTGTAGGTTTTCATTATGAAGATGTAGAAAAACGTCGTGAGGAGTTTCATCCAAAAGGTAGTCGATCACATTTAACAGTTCAAGCAGTTGGTAAAGAACTATTACCGTTTATAGATGCAACTTTCCCAACATACAAAGTGGGTAACGCTCGACTTTTAATGGGTGATAGTTTAGCTGGAAGTATAGCATTACTTACAGCATTAACGTATCCAACAATATTTAGCCAAGTTGCAATGCTAAGTCCACAATACGATGAAGTGGTTAAAGAAAAAGTTGAGAGATGTGACACGAAATCACAACTTTCTATTTGGCATGGAATTGGTTTAGAAGAGGAAGACTTTAAATTACCAACGAATGGCAAACGTGCTAATTTTTTAACTCCTAATCGTGAGTTGAATGCACTCATTAATCAATTTGATATTCGTTATCACTATCAAGAATTTGATGGGGGACATAATTGGAAATCATGGAAACCGTTGTTAGGGGATATTTTAAAATACTTTTTAGATGAAGAGTTACCAGAGTAA